From the Theileria parva strain Muguga chromosome 3 map unlocalized ctg_531, whole genome shotgun sequence genome, one window contains:
- a CDS encoding SVSP family protein — protein MNKNIAYNFVLIFIIIKYVQSQDNDPDQPSEDNEDDYNFDVSDLDEIIEEETAVLINPQYQPQYQQLQESQYPTQLQTQPQHYDLYQGESQGYQPELLGYQPELLPYQHESLQYQPESSCYQTELLEYDPYKQYQVQTQEQQLEEPQHHYYGPPLTQTVTQTQSQEPEQYYGTAPIIQPQQYPEYQPESSGYQPESQGYQPESSEYYLEQQYYPGYQQQQQQYQTDTYGYYQPPAPTQQITQQQEQYYITPPHQPSYQEQYYEPPVTQPTQQPSYQNYYPGYPPHQPSYQEQYYEPPVTQPAQQQQYYGPPTTLPQRTQPDQYYVPPPQQTTVQPSSQPRYQYYRPNQPIEERETETGHETTQKSTKRQNKQRKRTRATSGDQTEKKDGEESVKRIRPLVKKYDIKFYKRNYLGKLVEMIVCEYVITYTDTHKTKYNFYADLQQIECGGEIVYVHTNGRPYCSSLTHSKRTEIIVMTNSDGFTIINKVDGEWTRTDANIPDYVKFYKRDSGGNEILITNNEYNIDFTSLRSFRYTFLPGVRCHKVQVGNLVPWKKTEDDDNFPELIYVSPKLTVILKFYKYTKVFEKRGNMYQYLRTNKNLIKAKYT, from the coding sequence atgaaCAAAAATATTGCGTATAATTTcgtattaatatttataataataaaatatgttcAATCTCAAGACAATGATCCTGATCAACCATCTGAAGATAATGAAGATGACTATAATTTTGATGTTTCAGATCTAGATGAAATCATTGAGGAAGAAACTGCTGTACTTATCAATCCTCAATACCAAccacaatatcaacaattacAAGAATCTCAATATCCAACCCAACTTCAGACTCAACCCCAACATTATGATCTTTATCAAGGAGAATCACAAGGATATCAACCTGAATTATTAGGATATCAGCCAGAACTTTTACCGTACCAACATGAATCATTACAATATCAACCAGAATCATCGTGTTATCAAACAGAGTTATTAGAATATGATCCTTATAAGCAATACCAAGTTCAGACACAAGAACAACAATTAGAAGAACCTCAACATCATTATTACGGACCACCACTTACTCAAACGGTTACCCAAACTCAAAGTCAAGAACCTGAACAATATTATGGAACTGCACCTATAATTCAACCCCAACAATATCCAGAATATCAACCAGAATCGTCAGGATATCAACCTGAATCACAAGGATATCAACCTGAATCATCAGAATATTATTTGGAGCAGCAGTATTACCCAGGATATCAGCAACAACAGCAACAATATCAAACTGATACTTATGGGTATTATCAACCTCCAGCACCTACTCAACAAATAACTCAACAACAAGaacagtattatataacacCACCACATCAACCATCCTATCAAGAACAGTATTACGAACCTCCAGTAACTCAACCTACTCAACAACCAAGTTATCAAAATTACTACCCTGGGTATCCTCCACATCAACCATCCTATCAAGAACAGTATTACGAACCTCCAGTAACTCAACCTGCTCAACAACAACAGTATTACGGGCCTCCTACTACTTTACCCCAACGCACTCAACCAGATCAGTATTATGTACCACCACCTCAGCAAACAACGGTACAGCCATCAAGTCAACCAAGGTATCAGTATTATCGGCCTAATCAACCAATAGAGGAACGTGAAACTGAAACGGGTCATGAAACTACTCAAAAATCAACTAAGCGACAAAATAAACAAAGAAAAAGAACTAGAGCTACAAGTGGAGATCAAACTGAGAAAAAAGATGGTGAAGAATCTGTTAAACGAATAAGGCCGttagttaaaaaatatgatatcaaattttataaaagaaATTATCTGGGAAAGCTTGTAGAAATGATTGTTTGTGAGTATGTTATTACATATACTGATACACATAAGACAAAATATAACTTTTATGCAGATCTCCAACAGATAGAATGTGGCGGGGAAATAGTCTACGTACATACAAATGGAAGACCTTATTGTTCATCATTAACTCATAGTAAAAGAACAGAAATAATTGTCATGACAAACAGTGATGGatttacaataattaataaagttGACGGAGAGTGGACAAGAACTGATGCTAATATTCCAGATTATGTCAAATTCTACAAACGGGATTCTGGAGGgaatgaaattttaataaccaataatgaatataatattgattttacTTCACTTCGATCCTTTAGATACACATTCCTCCCAGGTGTAAGATGTCATAAAGTACAAGTTGGTAATCTAGTTCCGTGGAAGAAAACtgaagatgatgataattttcctgagttaatttatgtatCACCAAAATTGACTGTTATACTTAagttttataaatatactaaagTCTTCGAAAAAAGGGGTAACATGTATCAATATTTACGcactaataaaaatttaataaaagcCAAATATACCTAA
- a CDS encoding SVSP family protein produces the protein MELSHISCIINRSLMYTYGLILILIPCVGCSDEKGKNDTNIVSYSDSEEEADNFEVIQPVPIQPQPQPQPIPPPVTYTEYPYQQYQHHTPQYPYPTVQQPLEQSYQPHVPQEHIPPTQPQYYATPYQQYYPGYPPQPEPQPYDQYPGYTVYDPGYQPYQQLYQPEVQQYPQYYPGPIQPSHQYYVPPTYQPPQQPITETETQTQTQPYQPYVPQTTQEPSGYQPSQETTNTADGILGPAPGPLRHTRQILREYDKGLDKIYIAPSSEELKMEKPLELKLFKIDDEGNLVEMTPKEDYIIKFINVYKIKIELRSNLEKVIYKNEIVYMHIPGKPYCTELTKFKKYPVIILNREDGFLFANRCRKQWEIKFRNFPEYVKMYGEDAEGKEFQLNKGHYNLELTTKGSFEYKFIEGVMCTKVIVKEKLVWEKTEKEDHPRMLIITFKMNVVIHFKGYVSVFKYFAGKYRKMYSEASVEPLDE, from the coding sequence ATGGAGTTAAGCCATATTAgttgtataattaacagATCTTTAATGTATACATATGGattaatactaatattaatcCCATGTGTTGGATGTTCCGATGAAAAGGGTAAAAACGATACTAATATAGTATCATATAGTGATAGTGAAGAAGAAGCTGATAACTTTGAAGTAATACAACCAGTACCAATACAacctcaacctcaacctcaaccCATACCACCACCTGTTACTTATACGGAATATCCTTATCAACAATATCAACATCACACACCTCAATACCCTTATCCTACAGTTCAACAACCTTTAGAACAATCTTATCAACCACATGTGCCACAGGAACATATTCCACCAACTCAACCTCAATATTATGCAACACCGTATCAACAGTACTATCCTGGATATCCGCCACAACCAGAGCCACAGCCATATGATCAATATCCTGGATATACTGTCTATGATCCTGGATATCAGCCTTATCAACAATTATATCAACCAGAGGTACAACAGTATCCTCAATACTATCCTGGACCTATTCAACCAAGTCATCAATATTATGTACCACCAACTTATCAACCACCTCAACAACCAATAACTGAAACCGAAACTCAAACTCAAACTCAACCTTATCAACCCTATGTACCACAAACGACTCAGGAACCTAGTGGATATCAACCTAGTCAAGAAACTACGAATACCGCAGATGGTATATTGGGTCCAGCACCAGGACCATTAAGACATACTAGACAGATACTAAGAGAATATGATAAAGGtcttgataaaatatatattgcTCCATCTTCGgaagaattaaaaatggAAAAACCATTAGAGTTAAAGCTCTTCAAAATTGATGATGAAGGAAATTTGGTAGAAATGACTCCCAAAGAAGATTACatcataaaatttatcaatgtgtataaaattaaaattgaattaaGGTCAAATCTTGAAAAGGTAATTTATAAGAATGAAATTGTTTATATGCACATACCTGGAAAACCGTATTGCACAGAATTGACGAAATTCAAAAAATATcctgttattattttaaatcgTGAAGATGGATTTCTGTTTGCTAATCGCTGTAGAAAACAGTGGGAAATAAAATTCAGAAATTTTCCAGAGTACGTAAAAATGTATGGAGAAGATGCTGAAGGTAAAGAGTTTCAGCTCAATAAAGGGCATTATAATCTTGAACTTACAACAAAAGGATCTTTtgaatacaaatttattgaaGGTGTAATGTGTACCAAAGTTATAGTTAAAGAGAAGCTAGTTTGGGAAAAAACAGAAAAAGAAGATCATCCAAgaatgttaattataacGTTTAAAATGAACGTAgttattcattttaaagGTTATGTTAGTgtatttaagtattttGCAGGAAAGTATAGGAAAATGTACAGTGAAGCAAGTGTAGAACCCTTGgatgaataa
- a CDS encoding SVSP family protein, translated as MYKNIVYNFILIFIIIKYVESQDNDPDQPADDEEEDNNFDVLDIEQIIQERLSRFDDPQYQPDYQQLEESQYQPQPETQPQPLTQPQYYDLYQTQPEPQYQPEQFGQYEPQQYGPEYQLYQTQTHHIEQQSDTYGYYEQSGVSQPQQYYVPSAPQTQIQIQIQPQSYDQYQPYAPVTQPHTTQEPLYQYYLPESQDQYGYQLQYETQTLYDTGQQPITETQPQEQYYYPYQPTQPTPQVPQQQYYEPPQPQPTQPPQYGPYQHYMPPQTVTKAKQPTEQLEPEVIQVQQIDDEEREKKRQQRAKLLDKLKRKIQRPDKTKPSKQQTAQPRKRKRPRTTSGDQGEEEEEQKPKRGRLPKSYRKSRHIKLFKFDSEGNLVQMTERDYDIRHSDKTRSIYEFKTNLEQIEFDNEVIYVHTSGTPYCFSLSHSKKTDIIIITNIQEFVLIKKNKGIWTRTDHVTPYYVKFYKRDSGGNEVLITSDQYSIHFTSIGSFRYKFHPGIKCTKIIVKDMVAWKKSNKDDGFPELIYVSPKLSVILRFKKYTKTLGKKHKKYKILHTKKNLKEPKYI; from the coding sequence ATGTACAAaaatattgtgtataattttatattaatatttataataataaaatatgttgaATCACAAGACAATGATCCTGATCAACCAGcagatgatgaagaagaagataataattttgatgttTTAGATATAGAACAAATCATTCAGGAACGACTTAGTCGTTTTGATGATCCTCAATATCAACCAGATTATCAACAATTAGAAGAATCTCAATATCAGCCCCAACCAGAAACTCAACCCCAACCTCTGACTCAACCCCAGTATTATGATCTTTATCAAACTCAACCAGAACCTCAATATCAACCCGAACAATTTGGTCAATATGAACCTCAACAATATGGACCAGAATATCAGTTATACCAAACACAAACTCATCATATAGAACAACAATCTGATACATATGGGTATTATGAACAATCAGGAGTTAGTCAACCACAACAGTATTATGTACCTTCAGCACCTCAAACTCAAATTCAAATTCAAATTCAACCCCAATCATATGATCAATATCAACCATATGCACCCGTAACTCAGCCTCATACAACTCAGGAACCTCTTTATCAGTATTACTTACCGGAATCCCAGGATCAATATGGATATCAACTGCAATATGAAACACAGACTCTTTATGATACTGGTCAACAACCAATAACTGAAACTCAACCACAAGAACAGTATTACTATCCTTATCAACCTACCCAACCAACACCTCAGGTACCTCAACAACAGTATTATGAACCacctcaacctcaaccaACTCAACCACCACAGTATGGACCGTATCAACATTATATGCCTCCACAAACTGTAACTAAAGCTAAACAACCAACAGAACAGTTAGAACCTGAAGTTATACAAGTTCAACAGATTGATGATGAGGAAAGAGAGAAAAAGAGACAACAAAGAGCCAAGTTGttggataaattaaaaagaaaaataCAACGTCCGGATAAAACAAAGCCATCAAAACAACAAACTGCCCAACcaagaaaaagaaaaagaCCTCGAACTACAAGTGGAGACCAAGGTGAGGAGGAGGAAGAACAAAAACCTAAAAGAGGAAGACTGCCTAAATCCTACAGAAAATCTAGACATATCAAACTATTCAAATTTGATTCTGAAGGTAATCTGGTCCAAATGACTGAGCGTGACTACGATATTAGACATAGTGATAAAACTAGATCAATATATGAATTCAAAACAAATCTCGAACAAATAGAATTTGACAATGAGGTTATCTACGTGCATACAAGTGGAACTCCTTATTGTTTTTCATTAAGTCATAGTAAAAAAACGGatataattatcattacTAACATTCAAGAATTTGTATTAATTAAGAAAAATAAAGGAATATGGACAAGAACTGATCATGTGACTCCGTACTATGTCAAATTCTACAAACGGGATTCTGGAGGGAATGAAGTTTTAATAACTAGTGATCAATATAGTATTCATTTTACATCAATCGGATCCTTTAGATACAAATTCCATCCAGGTATTAAAtgtactaaaataatagttaAAGACATGGTGGCGTGGAAGAAATCTAATAAAGATGATGGGTTTCCTGAACTGATTTACGTTAGTCCAAAATTGAGTGTTATACTTAGGTTTAAGAAATATACTAAAACTTTAGGaaaaaaacataaaaaatataaaatcttacacactaaaaaaaatttaaaagaaCCCAAATAtatctaa
- a CDS encoding SVSP family protein, with protein MYKHIAYNFVLIFIIIQCVNSQDNVPDQPADDDDNFDVLDLDKIIEERLSRFDDPQYQPQYQQLQESQYPTQPQTQPQSQTQPQYYPGYQPETDQYQQEYQYYPGYQPESLEYQPEQYGQYQPYETQIQTQEQQYYVPPTSQPQPQVTQESQYQYYLPETTDPYGYQQPYETQTLYDIGQQPITETQPQVTQYQPVHHPFTYSDDTYGTQVTQALPQVTQPTQQPQYQYYQPTHTQTEVTQPPQTQSQTVEEDDNFCVTEHDQPVQEPSETETGFTYGQTQPTTQEPTQQSIEPQKEARKRTRTRSTSGDQGEEEDGEELVEVHPLISSEKSVHIKFYKRNNLGMLVEMCRKDYVVTFADSHKRKYRFKTNLEQIECNNEIIYVHTSGTPYCFSLSHSIRTDIIIITNIQGFVLIKKNYGKWTRTDFTIPDYVKMFTQDIGGNELLLTIDHYIIDLTSFGSFKYTFLPGIKCTKIIVKDMVAWKKSNKDDGFPEIIYVTPKLTVILNFEKYTKTFERRVNTYQLLRKRLNLKRPKYS; from the coding sequence atgtACAAACATATTGCgtataattttgtattgatatttataataatccaATGTGTCAACTCACAGGACAATGTTCCAGATCAACCAGCTGATGATGATGACAATTTTGATGTTTTAGATCTAGATAAAATCATTGAAGAACGACTTAGTCGTTTTGATGATCCTCAATACCAAccacaatatcaacaattacAAGAATCTCAATATCCAACCCAACCTCAGACTCAGCCCCAATCACAAACTCAGCCCCAGTATTATCCAGGATATCAACCTGAAACAGATCAGTATCAACAAGAATATCAGTATTATCCAGGATATCAACCAGAATCTTTAGAATATCAACCTGAACAATATGGTCAATACCAACCATACGAAACTCAGATTCAAACTCAAGAACAACAATATTATGTACCGCCGACTAGTCAACCTCAACCTCAAGTAACTCAGGAATCTCAATATCAGTATTACTTACCTGAAACTACAGATCCTTATGGATATCAACAGCCATATGAAACACAGACTCTTTATGATATTGGTCAACAACCAATAACTGAAACTCAACCACAAGTAACTCAATATCAACCAGTGCATCATCCATTTACTTATTCTGATGATACATATGGAACTCAAGTTACTCAAGCTCTGCCTCAAGTAACTCAACCTACTCAACAACCACAgtatcagtattatcaaCCTACTCACACTCAAACAGAAGTAACTCAGCCTCCTCAAACTCAATCACAAACTGTGGAAGAGGATGATAATTTCTGTGTGACAGAACATGATCAACCAGTACAGGAACCTTCTGAAACTGAGACTGGGTTTACATATGGACAAACACAACCAACTACTCAAGAACCTACTCAACAGTCAATTGAGCCACAAAAGGAAGCAAGAAAAAGAACTAGAACTAGAAGTACAAGTGGAGATCAAGGTGAGGAGGAAGATGGTGAAGAACTTGTTGAAGTACATCCCCTTATTTCATCTGAAAAATCTGTacatatcaaattttataaaagaaATAATTTGGGAATGCTTGTAGAAATGTGTCGTAAAGATTATGTCGTTACATTTGCTGATTCACATAAAAGAAAATATAGATTCAAAACAAATCTCGAACAGATAGAATGTAACAATGAGATAATCTACGTGCATACAAGTGGAACTCCTTATTGTTTTTCATTAAGTCATAGTATAAGAACGGatataattatcattacTAACATTCAAGGATttgtattaattaaaaaaaattatggAAAATGGACAAGAACTGACTTTACGATTCCAGACTATGTCAAAATGTTCACACAAGATATTGGAGGGAATGAActtttattaactattgatcattatattattgatCTCACTTCATTTGGATCCTTTAAATACACATTCCTCCCAGGTATTAAAtgtactaaaataatagttaAAGACATGGTGGCGTGGAAGAAATCTAATAAGGATGATGGGTTTCctgaaataatttatgttacACCAAAATTGACTGTTATACTTaactttgaaaaatatactaaaaCGTTCGAAAGAAGGGTTAATACATATCAACTTTTACGCAAAAgactaaatttaaaaagaCCTAAATATtcctaa
- a CDS encoding SVSP family protein yields MNKHIAYNFVLILIIIQCVKSQDNDPDQPDEEDEDNFEVLDLDKIIEQRISRFEDPRYQHYDYYQPELQEYPTQPETQPEQHDLYQSYDQYQPESQEYQPGDQYYPGYQQEHQQCQPEYQYYPGYQPEHQQYQPEQYGQYQPYETQIQTQEQQYYVPPTTQPATQAPQVTQESQTIIHSTQPTYQQHYGFYQPVQQTEQLEPEVIQVQQIDDEEKEKERQPRAQLLEKLKQKIQRPQSSQPGKRTRPQTTSGDQDEEEEDEEELVKVHPLISPKKSIHIKFFKRDSDGNLVEMTYCDYVIIYGDPNKTEYMFIVDLEQIECDDRIIYQHIDGTPYCVSLIHSKKTNVFVMTNSDGFTLVKKIRGKWTTTQEAIPDFVKMFTKNEEGKLIYLTKEKYTVTFTSNGSFRYDLNPDIKCYKIVVKDMIAWEKTEDDDGFPELIYVTPKFGVILKLNKYTKTFERRTRKYQFLFTKKNTKKGKYY; encoded by the coding sequence atgaaCAAGCATATTGCgtataattttgtattaataCTTATAATAATCCAATGTGTCAAATCACAAGACAATGATCCTGATCAGCCTGAcgaagaagatgaagataattttgaagttttagatctggataaaataattgaacaACGAATTAGTCGTTTTGAAGATCCTCGATATCAACATTATGATTATTACCAACCTGAATTACAAGAATATCCAACCCAACCAGAGACTCAACCCGAACAACATGATCTTTACCAATCTTATGATCAGTACCAACCTGAATCACAAGAATATCAACCTGGAGATCAGTATTATCCAGGATACCAGCAAGAACATCAACAATGTCAACCAGAATATCAGTATTATCCAGGATATCAACCAGAACATCAACAATATCAACCTGAACAATATGGTCAATACCAACCATACGAAACTCAGATACAAACTCAAGAACAACAATATTATGTGCCGCCAACTACGCAACCAGCAACTCAGGCACCTCAAGTAACCCAGGAATCTCAAACAATAATTCATTCCACTCAACCAACTTATCAACAACATTATGGATTTTATCAACCTGTACAGCAAACTGAACAGTTAGAGCCTGAAGTTATACAAGTTCAACAGATTGATGATGAGGAAAAAGAGAAAGAGAGACAGCCGAGAGCTCAATTGttggaaaaattaaaacaaaaaatacAACGTCCTCAATCGTCTCAACCAGGAAAAAGAACAAGACCTCAAACTACAAGTGGAGATCAAGATGAGGAGGAggaagatgaagaagaacTTGTTAAAGTACATCCCCTTATTTCACCTAAAAAATCTATACATatcaaattcttcaaaaGGGATTCTGATGGAAATCTTGTAGAAATGACTTATTGTGACTATGTCATTATATATGGTGATCCAAATAAAACAGAATATATGTTTATTGTAGATCTTGAGCAAATAGAATGTGACGATcgaattatttatcaacatATAGATGGAACACCGTATTGTGTGTCATTAATTCATAGTAAAAAAACGAATGTTTTTGTCATGACAAACAGTGATGGATTTACattagttaaaaaaattagagGAAAATGGACAACAACTCAAGAAGCAATTCCAGATTTTGTCAAAATGTTCACAAAAAATGAGGAGGGcaaactaatttatttgacCAAAGAAAAATATACTGTTACTTTTACTTCAAATGGATCCTTTAGATACGATTTAAATCCAGATATAAAGTGCTATAAAATAGTAGTTAAGGACATGATTGCATGGGAGAAAACTGAAGATGATGATGGGTTTCCTGAATTGATTTATGTTACACCAAAATTCGGTGTCATACTTAAGCTTAACAAATATACTAAAACATTTGAAAGAAGGACTAGgaaatatcaatttttattcactaaaaaaaatacaaaaaagggtaaatattactaa